The following are encoded in a window of Salmo trutta chromosome 27, fSalTru1.1, whole genome shotgun sequence genomic DNA:
- the LOC115164281 gene encoding vesicle-associated membrane protein 8 isoform X2, whose translation MYNDLGEVVEQDKVKTLQSQVDGVKDIMTQNVDRILARGERLDDLMGKSEDLQAGAQNFKHTSQKVARSYWWKNMKLWVVIVVIVLVIILIIVLLATGVIPTSSPAPPLPTPTKAQ comes from the exons GGCGAGGTGGTGGAGCAGGACAAGGTGAAGACCCTGCAATCTCAGGTGGATGGGGTGAAGGACATAATGACCCAGAATGTGGACCGGATCCTGGCCCGGGGTGAGAGGCTGGACGACCTGATGGGCAAGTCGGAGGACCTGCAGGCTGGG GCTCAGAACTTCAAGCACACGTCTCAGAAGGTGGCTCGTTCCTACTGGTGGAAGAACATGAAGCTGTGGGTGGTGATCGTGGTCATCGTCCTCGTCATAATCCTCATCATCGTACTGCTCGCCACTGGCGTCATCCCTACAAGTTCGCCTGCTCCCCCTCTTCCCACACCCACGAAAGCGCAATAA
- the LOC115164281 gene encoding vesicle-associated membrane protein 8 isoform X1, producing MYNDLEQGEVVEQDKVKTLQSQVDGVKDIMTQNVDRILARGERLDDLMGKSEDLQAGAQNFKHTSQKVARSYWWKNMKLWVVIVVIVLVIILIIVLLATGVIPTSSPAPPLPTPTKAQ from the exons GAGCAGGGCGAGGTGGTGGAGCAGGACAAGGTGAAGACCCTGCAATCTCAGGTGGATGGGGTGAAGGACATAATGACCCAGAATGTGGACCGGATCCTGGCCCGGGGTGAGAGGCTGGACGACCTGATGGGCAAGTCGGAGGACCTGCAGGCTGGG GCTCAGAACTTCAAGCACACGTCTCAGAAGGTGGCTCGTTCCTACTGGTGGAAGAACATGAAGCTGTGGGTGGTGATCGTGGTCATCGTCCTCGTCATAATCCTCATCATCGTACTGCTCGCCACTGGCGTCATCCCTACAAGTTCGCCTGCTCCCCCTCTTCCCACACCCACGAAAGCGCAATAA